One Salvia splendens isolate huo1 chromosome 12, SspV2, whole genome shotgun sequence genomic window carries:
- the LOC121758661 gene encoding uncharacterized protein LOC121758661 yields the protein MREHKKQNAYVRQIIEDIIWTQTVARICILHMIFSKVSKKRRRAEFALAYDILNRVPMQIQRLNRLVGVTDTDCLVNCRMDRNTFGRLCSLFTELGMLRVRRFVGIEEQVAIFLGVIAHHKKNRVVRFDHWRSGNTVSFYVHEVLAAVLKLHSLFLVKPEPIREDCVDWRWKCFQGCLGALDGTYIDVLVPNEDKPRFRNRKGQITTNTLAACDRHMRFTYILPGWEGSAGDARVLRDAVTRPHGLRVPIGNYYLCDNGYANSEGFLTPYKGVRYHLQDWGPDAQIPQNAVELFNMRHTKARNVIERAFAVLKMRWGILRSASFYPLKVQINLIIACFLLHNYVRSEMPIDPLDDLLDCMPESQGAEAEGDHRDSEYVDYVEATSSWNQRRDDLANSMWAERISTMQ from the exons ATGAGGGAACATAAGAAGCAAAATGCTTATGTGAGGCAAATAATTGAGGACATAATTTGGACTCAAACCGTGGCGCGAATTTGTATACTGCACATGATTTTTAGCAAAGTTTCGAAGAAAAGGAGGCGAGCTGAATTTGCGTTGGCTTACGACATTCTGAATCGAGTACCGATGCAGATTCAACGTTTAAACAGACTCGTTGGGGTAACTGACACAGATTGTTTAGTTAATTGTAGGATGGACCGGAATACGTTTGGAAGGTTGTGTTCATTGTTTACAGAGTTGGGAATGTTACGCGTCCGGCGGTTCGTAGGGATAGAAGAGCAAGTCGCCATTTTTCTAGGTGTCATAGCACATCACAAGAAAAACCGTGTTGTTCGATTTGATCATTGGCGATCAGGGAACACAGTTTCATTCTACGTTCATGAGGTCCTTGCAGCAGTATTAAAGTTGCATTCCTTGTTCTTGGTCAAACCCGAGCCTATTCGCGAAGATTGTGTAGATTGGCGATGGAAATGTTTTCAg GGGTGTCTTGGTGCTCTTGATGGCACCTACATTGACGTTTTAGTACCAAACGAGGACAAACCACGGTTTAGGAATAGGAAGGGTCAGATAACAACCAACACTTTGGCCGCTTGCGACAGGCACATGCGTTTCACATACATATTACCCGGCTGGGAGGGATCAGCTGGCGATGCTCGAGTGCTTCGCGATGCCGTAACTCGTCCTCATGGGTTGCGAGTCCCAATAG GTAATTATTATTTGTGTGATAATGGATATGCGAACAGTGAAGGTTTTCTAACCCCTTACAAGGGGGTGAGGTATCACCTCCAAGATTGGGGTCCTGATGCGCAAATTCCACAAAATGCTGTAGAGCTCTTCAACATGCGTCATACCAAAGCTAGGAATGTAATTGAGAGAGCATTCGCGGTACTGAAGATGCGGTGGGGTATTTTGCGCAGTGCCTCCTTCTATCCCCTCAAAgttcaaataaatttaattatagcaTGCTTCCTTCTCCATAACTACGTTCGGTCTGAGATGCCAATTGATCCACTCGATGACCTTTTGGACTGCATGCCTGAGAGCCAAGGGGCTGAGGCCGAGGGAGATCATAGGGACAGTGAATACGTTGACTACGTTGAGGCAACGTCATCTTGGAATCAGCGTCGCGATGATCTGGCAAACTCGATGTGGGCTGAA CGCATATCCACAATGCAGTGA
- the LOC121758662 gene encoding uncharacterized protein LOC121758662, whose product MSDYMRSRFTSPDVPSSQVNSRLGRSRRGNGDRTRRTWSYREEEILVVALKDLVVTGWKADNGFRTGYLGRLEEALKKHYPNTDIKATPHINSKLTSWKRCYNSLRGILSRSGVGFNLHDDYKIDCDDDQWSQIVKQDPHARYMRDKSWPFWDHWQVIFGKDRAAGGSATGLMDAVNGLYTQDTGSGSSDGGEVGNSVGSTDVPTSHPLSQTSTPPDAPVESSGNTNREKAARPAGGKKRKADHSIDGLIELLGKINDATNVRLDSLSLRIGYEFDLSKARKEVFAELGRLPGLTREQKFDAGEIILEKVERLDFFLGMPDDDRIAFVLRVLAKYGSG is encoded by the exons ATGTCTGACTACATGCGTTCAAGGTTCACTTCCCCTGATGTGCCGAGTTCGCAAG TGAATTCCCGCCTTGGACGGTCAAGGAGAGGCAACGGTGACCGAACCCGCCGAACCTGGTCATACCGTGAGGAGGAGATTCTTGTGGTTGCGCTGAAGGACCTTGTTGTCACCGGATGGAAAGCCGATAATGGATTTCGGACAGGCTACCTTGGCAGACTCGAGGAAGCCCTGAAGAAGCATTACCCCAACACTGACATCAAAGCAACTCCTCATATTAACTCGAAGCTCACTTCCTGGAAAAGATGCTACAATTCTTTGCGTGGCATCTTAAGTCGTAGCGGTGTGGGGTTCAACCTCCACGACGACTACAAGATAGATTGCGACGACGATCAGTGGTCGCAAATTGTCAAG CAAGACCCTCATGCTCGCTACATGAGGGATAAGAGCTGGCCATTCTGGGACCATTGGCAGGTCATCTTTGGTAAGGATAGGGCTGCTGGGGGATCAGCTACTGGTTTGATGGATGCGGTCAATGGGCTTTACACTCAGGACACCGGCTCAGGCTCAAGCGATGGAGGTGAGGTTGGCAACTCTGTTGGCTCTACTGATGTGCCCACTTCTCATCCACTGAGTCAGACCAGCACTCCTCCCGATGCTCCGGTTGAAAGCTCAGGCAACACTAACCGTGAGAAAGCTGCTCGGCCTGCGGGTGGGAAAAAGAGAAAGGCTGACCATTCTATAGATGGTCTCATTGAACTGCTGGGGAAAATCAATGACGCCACCAACGTGAGGTTGGATTCTTTATCCCTCCGCATTGGTTATGAGTTCGATCTGAGCAAAGCACGGAAGGAAGTATTTGCTGAACTAGGTCGCTTGCCTGGACTGACAAGGGAGCAAAAGTTTGATGCAGGGGAGATTATTCTGGAGAAGGTGGAAAGGTTGGATTTCTTTCTTGGGATGCCGGATGATGACCGTATCGCGTTCGTGCTTCGTGTGCTTGCGAAATATGGTTCGGGATAG
- the LOC121759391 gene encoding endoglucanase 11-like, translating into MGFKLWLQILLLFPTLSLSHQFFDYADALTKSLLYFEAQRSGRLPYNQRVTWRHHSGLTDGLEQGVDLVGGYYDAGDNVKFGLPMAFTVTMLSWGVIEFRDEIAAAGELRHALEAIKWGTDYFIKAHTHPHVLWAQVGDGDTDHLCWQRPEDMTTSRRAYKVDEENPGSEVAAETAAAMAAASIVFRRTNPHYSHLLLDHAQQLFEFADKYRGKYDESIGGAKGYYTSVSGYKDELLWAAMWLYKATDNLHFFNYTIHNAISFGGITWPITEFSWDVKYAALQLIASMLPREGKTEEEKHILEEYSSKAEHYICANLNLNNGSTNVQRTPGGLLYTRQWNNMQYVSNAVFLLTVYTDHLRSTNHSLSCPKNPSVGPDEILSFVQSQVAYILGSNPMRLSYLVGYGRDYPKRVHHRCASMESYRDTKTFVGCTQGYDHWYGRRSPNPNVVVGAVVGGPDSKDEFADRRGNFMQTEACTYNTAPLVGVFARLNSMLNTTTTLVSSV; encoded by the exons ATGGGGTTCAAATTATGGCTCCAAATTCTTCTCCTCTTCcccactctctccctctcccaccaATTCTTCGACTACGCCGACGCCCTCACCAAGAGCCTCCTCTACTTCGAGGCGCAGCGCTCCGGCCGCCTCCCTTACAACCAGAGAGTCACCTGGCGCCACCACTCTGGCCTCACCGACGGCCTCGAACAAGGG gtGGATTTGGTGGGAGGTTACTACGACGCGGGCGACAATGTAAAATTCGGCCTCCCGATGGCCTTCACCGTCACAATGCTGTCGTGGGGCGTCATCGAATTCCGGGACGAGATCGCCGCCGCGGGCGAGCTACGTCACGCGCTTGAAGCCATCAAATGGGGGACTGACTACTTCATTAAAGCACACACCCATCCCCATGTTTTGTGGGCTCAG GTGGGCGACGGTGACACCGACCACCTGTGTTGGCAGAGGCCGGAGGACATGACGACCTCCCGTCGCGCCTACAAGGTGGACGAGGAGAACCCCGGCTCTGAGGTGGCGGCCGAGACGGCCGCCGCCATGGCCGCGGCTTCGATTGTGTTTAGGAGAACAAACCCACACTACTCCCACCTTCTGCTGGACCATGCACAACAG TTGTTTGAGTTCGCGGATAAATATAGAGGTAAATACGACGAGAGCATCGGAGGAGCGAAAGGATACTATACGTCGGTGAGTGGATATAAGGATGAGTTATTGTGGGCAGCTATGTGGCTATACAAAGCCACCGACAATCTCCACTTCTTCAATTATACCATTCATAATGCCATTTCTTTTGGTGGGATCACTTGGCCCATCACTGAATTCAGCTGGGATGTTAAATATGCTGCTCTCCAACTCATCGCTTCTATG TTGCCAAGAGAGGGAAAAACAGAAGAAGAGAAGCACATCCTAGAAGAATACAGCTCCAAAGCAGAGCACTACATCTGCGCCAATCTAAACCTAAACAACGGATCCACTAACGTACAGCGCACCCCAGGGGGGCTCCTCTACACCCGCCAATGGAACAACATGCAGTACGTCTCCAACGCCGTCTTCCTACTAACCGTCTACACCGACCACCTCCGCTCCACCAATCACAGCCTCTCCTGCCCCAAAAATCCCTCGGTGGGCCCCGACGAGATCCTCTCATTTGTCCAATCACAGGTGGCCTACATCCTGGGCTCCAATCCCATGCGTCTCAGCTACCTTGTCGGGTACGGGCGGGACTACCCTAAGCGGGTGCACCACCGATGCGCGTCGATGGAGTCCTACAGGGACACCAAGACGTTCGTGGGGTGCACCCAGGGGTATGACCACTGGTACGGGCGCCGGAGCCCGAACCCCAACGTGGTCGTCGGGGCAGTCGTTGGTGGGCCCGACAGCAAGGACGAGTTCGCGGATCGGAGGGGGAATTTTATGCAAACTGAGGCTTGCACTTACAACACTGCCCCTTTGGTTGGAGTGTTTGCGAGATTGAATTCGATGCTTAATACTACAACAACATTGGTTTCTTCGGTGTAA
- the LOC121758664 gene encoding putative B3 domain-containing protein Os03g0621600 — MKVIPYEWMCEHGGSLPNLCRLQMLNGLEWVVGVTRDGRESYFDQNWNAFVSANSLGMKHVVVFSYHGEGEFKVMRFNASGCMPSTDIFVQTNDFPDWEYNPKRKDKSYYEEFSESESTDDDDTGCPVRRVEEVPTLPSFTIILLASQLDRIMCLPEIWWKTHIADHNKIQSVNLLVGDHSWNVYVKIQNDNVKIIHGWNKFVADNNLAVGSMCKFELLPAEVTKFRVSF; from the exons ATGAAGGTTATTCCTTATGAATGGATGTGCGAGCATGGAGGTAGCTTACCTAATCTCTGCAGACTCCAAATGCTCAATGGCCTTGAATGGGTGGTGGGCGTAACAAGGGATGGTCGTGAGAGCTACTTTGATCAAAACTGGAATGCATTTGTATCTGCTAATAGTCTCGGGATGAAACACGTCGTTGTTTTCAGTTACCACGGTGAAGGCGAATTCAAGGTCATGAGGTTCAATGCAAGTGGTTGTATGCCATCGACCGATATCTTCGTTCAAACTAATG aCTTTCCAGATTGGGAGTACAATCCCAAGCGTAAGGACAAATCATACTATGAGGAATTTAGTGAATCAGAATCCACTGACGACGACGACACGGGATGTCCGGTTAGACGGGTTGAGGAGGTGCCGACCCTTCCCTCTTTTACCATTATCCTTCTTGCGTCGCAACTGGACCGGATCATG TGCTTGCCTGAAATTTGGTGGAAAACCCACATTGCTGACCATAACAAAATTCAATCTGTGAATCTTTTGGTTGGTGATCATTCATGGAATGTCTACGTCAAGATTCAAAATGATAACGTGAAAATAATTCACGGTTGGAACAAATTTGTAGCAGACAACAATCTCGCCGTAGGGAGCATGTGCAAGTTCGAGTTGTTACCGGCTGAAGTCACAAAATTTCGGGTATCTTTTTAG
- the LOC121758663 gene encoding uncharacterized protein LOC121758663 yields MGTKIPQQGFFFYKSSWTAEVDSLLLSLIIKTKEMNKWSGSVIPIPILEEVAEVLTKEVGVPFTWPQLYERFQNLEERHILFDKVVKTNGVYWNANTNVVMAPEQVWKPILKENKLAAAYYYCGDPEFPRLRLLFGPQDIKQESAPLIFNISDTTVPVEDLNLMFKPLDGVGMAPTVELSVSVSSPPMPKVPKMKRNLFGDGFTNVGSQSNNEDMDPRIGKKYPPKPKKFPPSNLGSPHGSSCGSSNTHKY; encoded by the exons ATGGGAACAAAAATCCCTCAACAAGgctttttcttttacaaatcaaGCTGGACAGCTGAGGTAGATTCACTGCTGCTATCCTTGATAATCAAAACCAAAGAAATGAACAAGTGGAGCGGTTCCGTGATCCCCATACCCATCCTCGAAGAAGTGGCGGAGGTGCTCACCAAAGAAGTGGGGGTGCCATTCACATGGCCACAATTGTACGAGAGATTTCAGAACCTTGAAGAGAGACACATACTTTTCGACAAGGTAGTCAAAACCAACGGTGTGTATTGGAATGCTAACACCAACGTGGTCATGGCACCGGAGCAAGTATGGAAACCCATTTTGAAG GAAAATAAATTGGCTGCAGCTTATTACTATTGTGGGGACCCCGAATTTCCAAGATTGAGGTTGCTGTTCGGACCGCAAGATATTAAGCAGGAGAGTGCACCACTGATATTCAATATTTCTGACACTACCGTGCCCGTAGAGGATCTCAATCTGATGTTTAAGCCATTAGATGGAGTTGGAATGGCGCCGACCGTGGAGCTAAGCGTGTCCGTCTCTTCTCCTCCCATGCCCAAAGTGCCAAAGATGAAACGCAATTTGTTTGGAGACGGGTTCACGAATGTGGGTAGTCAGTCCAATAACGAGGATATGGACCCGCGTATCGGGAAGAAATACCCCCCAAAGCCGAAGAAATTTCCTCCAAGCAATTTAGGTTCGCCACATGGAAGTTCATGTGGCTCTTCGAACACCCACAAGTATTGA